Proteins encoded by one window of Rutidosis leptorrhynchoides isolate AG116_Rl617_1_P2 chromosome 7, CSIRO_AGI_Rlap_v1, whole genome shotgun sequence:
- the LOC139860495 gene encoding uncharacterized protein gives MRLTQLLRWLGRCLMDRNTWMYEIGRATAEFMDSVDEFITVVETDQLEKGNNAICCPCNKCKNARWYADSTDIKSHLIAHGFMRGYTCWSFHGESVADLNPSVSDNDTDNEEDSYNSDNNVNFDDMFDDLDMEDNVADKYHDRLQQLFVDAEKPLYTGCMNFTKLSTVIQLVNLKSNNGWSDTSFTSLLELLNKMLPEGNELPVSTYQAKKLMCPMGLEIQRIHACPNDCMLYRNEDKDLHQCKRLFANEKDAKLLRWHAEDRKNDGKMRHVADSLQWKNFDKDFEEFGDEIRNIRFGLSSYGINLFGDLSSRHSTWPVLLCIYNLPPWLCMKRKYIMMSLLIQGPKQPGNDIDVYLQPLVDEMMELWSTGIHVYDAYKKEYFQLRAMLFCTINDFPAYGNLSGYSTKGKKKPAFMGHRRKLAENHPYRKKSDLFDGTIEDRTLPPPLDGETTLSKVANINVVLRKKGVGPPKGIWKKKSIFWKLPYWKHLRVRHGIDVMHIEKNVCESLIGLLLNIPGKTKDGIKVRRDMELMNIRPELQPKDIDGRSTKFLPPACYTMSKVEKTKFCQCLHGIKVPSGYSANIRKLVSMKDLKLLGMKSHDCHVLMTQMIPIAIRGILPNRIRHTITKLCLFFNMIHSKVIDPGVLDEYQRDIILTLCELEMYFPPSFFDVMVHLVSHIVGEIKVCGPVFLRYMYPFERYMGILKGYVRNLNRPEGSIVEGYASEEVIEFCTNYMDGFKSVGIPQSRHEGRLSGQGTLGCKTGYSNVSDYQEAHFNVLQHTTSIDPFIQEHMSFLRQQYPKKSAKWLANQHKKTFSKWLKDKVRRTLPNIDKTVEALGFAPKHVFQYQGYDINRYTFYTKAQDKKSKTQNSGVTVIASSTEFTMVNREERSRIAKKLYYGVIQEIWELDYGDSYTIPLFKCKWVANDRGVQVDEDGFTTVNLSTNGYKEEPFILAKLVTQVFFIEDPKDPRWHVVQYGKRWIVGIENVVDEDEYDQFDELPPFSVGVQPLNEVVAGNNTIYFREDHEEGDEMVMGYDKET, from the exons ATGAG GTTAACACAATTGCTTAGATGGTTAGGACGTTGCTTG ATGGATCGGAATACTTGGATGTACGAGATAGGTCGAGCTACCGCTGAGTTTATGGATAGTGTAGATGAATTTATTACAGTCGTCGAGACTGATCAACTAGAAAAAGGAAACAACGCAATTTGTTGTCCTTGTAATAAATGCAAAAATGCACGGTGGTATGCTGATTCAACCGATATCAAAAGTCATCTAATTGCACACGGATTTATGAGAGGGTACACATGTTGGTCTTTTCATGGTGAGTCAGTAGCTGACCTTAACCCGTCTGTTTCGGATAACGATACCGATAATGAAGAAGATTCATACAATAGTGACAATAATGTTAATTTTGATGACATGTTTGACGATTTGGATATGGAGGATAATGTTGCTGATAAGTATCATGACAGATTACAACAACTATTTGTTGACGCTGAAAAACCTTTATATACCGGTTGTATGAATTTTACAAAACTTTCCACCGTGATACAACTGGTTAACTTAAAATCAAACAATGGTTGGAGCGACACAAGTTTCACTAGCCTGTTAGAGTTGTTGAACAAAATGCTACCAGAAGGTAATGAGTTGCCGGTTTCAACATACCAAGCAAAGAAATTAATGTGCCCAATGGGATTGGAAATACAAAGAATACATGCTTGTCCAAATGATTGTATGTTATACAGGAATGAAGACAAAGACCTACATCAATGTAAG AGACTATTTGCGAATGAGAAAGATGCAAAATTATTACGTTGGCATGCTGAAGATCGTAAAAATGATGGTAAAATGCGACATGTGGCCGATTCACTTCAATGGAAAAATTTTGATAAAGATTTTGAAGAATTTGGGGATGAGATACGTAATATAAGGTTCGGACTCAGTTCATATGGAATTAATCTGTTCGGAGATTTGAGTAGCCGTCACAGCACGTGGCCTGTTCTTCTATGCATTTATAACCTACCGCCTTGGCTATGTATGAAAAGAAAATACATAATGATGTCTCTTTTGATTCAAGGCCCAAAGCAACCTGGAAACGACATTGATGTTTATTTGCAACCATTAGTTGATGAAATGATGGAATTATGGAGTACTGGCATACACGTTTATGATGCATACAAGAAAGAATACTTCCAACTACGGGCAATGCTTTTTTGCACCATTAATGATTTTCCTGCTTATGGTAACTTGTCTGGATATAGTACGAAGGGGAAAAAG AAACCTGCATTTATGGGGCATCGGAGAAAGCTTGCCGAGAATCACCCGTACCGTAAAAAATCGGATTTATTTGATGGTACTATAGAGGATAGAACACTACCACCACCATTGGATGGagaaactacactctccaaagttgCTAATATAAATGTTGTGTTGAGAAAGAAAGGGGTTGGTCCTCCCAAAGGTATTTGGAAGAAAAAGTCTATTTTTTGGAAATTACCCTACTGGAAGCATTTACGAGTCCGACATGGTATTGATGTTATGCATATTGAGAAAAATGTTTGTGAAAGTTTGATAGGGTTACTGTTGAACATTCCTGGAAAAACAAAAGATGGAATTAAAGTTAGAAGGGACATGGAATTAATGAATATCAGACCAGAGCTACAACCTAAAGATATTGATGGAAGGTCCACCAAGTTTCTTCCTCCGGCCTGTTATACTATGTCGAAGGTCGAGAAAACTAAATTTTGTCAATGTTTACATGGTATTAAGGTTCCATCAGGATACTCTGCTAACATTAGGAAGTTGGTTTCGATGAAAGATTTGAAGTTACTTGGTATGAAGTCACATGATTGTCATGTACTAATGACCCAGATGATTCCTATCGCAATTCGTGGAATTCTACCCAACCGTATTCGACACACAATTACAAAACTATGCTTATTTTTCAACATGATTCATTCAAAGGTGATTGATCCTGGTGTGCTGGATGAATATCAAAGAGATATCATACTTACTCTTTGCGAACTCGAGATGTACTTTCCACCTTCTTTCTTTGATGTCATGGTTCATTTGGTATCTCATATTGTAGGAGAAATAAAGGTATGTGGTCCAGTTTTCTTACGGTATATGTATCCATTTGAAAGATATATGGGTATCTTGAAAGGTTATGTAAGGAACCTTAATCGACCAGAAGGCAGTATCGTTGAAGGATATGCATCCGAAGAGGTGATCGAATTCTGCACAAACTATATGGatgggtttaaaagtgtcgggattcCACAAAGTCGTCATGAAGGAAGACTATCAGGTCAAGGGACACTTGGGTGTAAGACGGGCTATTCAAATGTTTCCGATTATCAAGAGGCACATTTTAATGTCTTACAACACACTACATCTATTGATCCGTTCATACAAGAACACATGTCGTTCTTGAGACAACAATACCCTAAAAAGAGTGCAAAGTGGTTGGCAAATCAACATAAAAAAACTTTTTCAAAATGGTTGAAAGACAAAGTTAGGAGGACACTTCCAAATATTGATAAAACGGTCGAAGCTTTGGGATTCGCCCCTAAACATGTATTCCAATATCAAGGATATGACATAAATAGGTATACCTTTTACACTAAAGCTCAAGATAAGAAGAGTAAAACCCAAAACAGCGGTGTCACGGTGATAGCCTCGTCGACGGAATTCACCATGGTCAATCGTGAAGAAAGATCAAGGATCGCCAAAAAATTGTATTATGGTGTCATTCAAGAAATATGGGAATTAGATTATGGTGATTCGTACACTATACCCTTGTTCAAGTGTAAGTGGGTTGCTAATGATCGCGGTGTTCAAGTTGATGAAGATGGTTTTACAACTGTTAATCTTTCCACCAATGGATATAAAGAAGAACCATTCATTCTAGCAAAACTAGTTACTCAAGTATTCTTTATCGAAGACCCAAAGGATCCTAGATGGCATGTGGTTCAGTATGGAAAACGGTGGATTGTTGGTATCGAGAACGTTGTTGATGAGGATGAGTACGACCAATTTGACGAGTTACCGCCATTTTCAGTCGGTGTTCAACCTTTGAATGAAGTTGTTGCTGGAAATAATACAATCTACTTTAGAGAAGACCATGAGGAAGGAGACGAg